The Endozoicomonas montiporae CL-33 genome contains a region encoding:
- a CDS encoding aspartate aminotransferase family protein translates to MTEYSVSRATFDDVMVPNYAPQKVVPVRGKGSRIWDQEGKEYIDFAGGIAVNALGHCHPELVKNLKSQADKLWHLSNVYTNEPALALAQALTEVCFAEKVFFCNSGTEANEAAFKLVRKYAYDHTGPEKHEIISFNSSFHGRSLFAVTVGGQPKYCEGYAPVPAGVTHLPFNDVEALKAAISDKTCAIVLEPIQGEGGVIPATPEFLQAARELCDQHNALLVFDEVQTGVGRTGEFYAYMNTGVVPDILTTAKSLGGGFPVGAMLTTTEVANSFGFGSHGSTYGGNALACSVALAAITLINDDQLLANVSGKHQLFRRELESINDEFGVFTEIRGKGLLIGAELTPEWHGKGKEFLAAAAEEGLMMLVAGPNVLRMAPSLIIPDDDIRQGMAALKRAVAKIVQN, encoded by the coding sequence ATGACCGAGTATTCTGTCAGCAGAGCGACTTTTGACGATGTAATGGTGCCTAACTATGCACCCCAGAAAGTTGTTCCCGTCCGTGGCAAGGGGTCGCGCATCTGGGATCAGGAGGGTAAGGAATACATTGACTTTGCCGGAGGCATTGCGGTTAACGCCCTTGGTCATTGCCACCCTGAACTGGTTAAAAACCTGAAAAGTCAGGCCGACAAGCTTTGGCACCTCAGTAACGTTTACACCAACGAACCTGCACTGGCTCTGGCGCAGGCTCTCACTGAAGTCTGCTTTGCGGAAAAAGTCTTCTTCTGCAATTCCGGCACCGAGGCGAATGAAGCTGCCTTTAAGCTGGTACGAAAGTATGCCTACGACCACACAGGTCCAGAAAAACACGAAATCATTTCGTTCAACAGTTCTTTTCACGGGCGCAGCCTGTTCGCGGTCACCGTGGGCGGACAACCCAAATATTGTGAAGGTTACGCTCCGGTGCCAGCCGGGGTGACTCACCTGCCTTTTAATGATGTTGAGGCGTTAAAGGCTGCAATTTCAGACAAAACCTGTGCCATTGTTCTGGAGCCCATTCAGGGGGAAGGCGGCGTTATACCAGCCACTCCGGAATTCCTGCAAGCCGCCAGAGAGCTCTGTGACCAACACAACGCCCTGCTGGTATTCGACGAAGTACAGACCGGCGTTGGTCGTACCGGCGAGTTTTATGCCTACATGAATACCGGCGTTGTACCCGATATCCTGACAACCGCCAAATCTCTGGGCGGCGGTTTTCCTGTGGGTGCCATGTTGACGACCACTGAAGTGGCTAACAGTTTTGGCTTCGGCAGCCATGGCAGCACCTATGGCGGTAACGCTCTGGCCTGTTCGGTGGCCCTGGCCGCCATTACCTTAATCAATGATGATCAATTGCTGGCAAACGTATCGGGCAAACATCAGCTGTTCCGACGCGAGCTGGAAAGCATCAATGATGAGTTTGGTGTTTTCACCGAAATTCGTGGTAAAGGTTTGCTGATCGGCGCAGAACTGACCCCGGAGTGGCACGGCAAAGGGAAAGAGTTTCTGGCTGCTGCTGCCGAAGAAGGACTAATGATGTTGGTAGCAGGCCCCAATGTTCTGCGTATGGCACCCTCACTGATCATTCCTGATGATGATATTCGCCAGGGCATGGCTGCTCTGAAAAGAGCCGTGGCTAAAATTGTACAGAACTGA
- a CDS encoding IS91 family transposase: MRLPTRLKELFQKKASWWRFYQKYKHRMRPAIVDNVIKMHSCGLTVRDYAVFQCINPKCTHQKKICFSCKSRFCPTCGKKLTDQWIEQQKAILPDTQWQHITFTMPSELWELFRYNRHLLGKPSALAAKVMMKLSGKKRVLPGIFTALHTFGRDLKCNVHVHLSITCGGLTDDKNTWKEIFFSKQVLMPMWRYEVINLLRQAFIRGELELPKSLKKAGASKTTFNRWLDTHYKKSWIVHFAKPSKNHHRNIKYLGRYLKRPALSMSRLKHYDGKEVIFSYLNHATKQYLRFTSGVEDFIKRLVQHIPDKGFRMIRYYGFLATRVRSKLLPKVYDLLDQPERKAIPIRFPALMKSSFGVDPLECILCKSRMVMTGIVTGKTMAELRQCHERLALNRPIILQ, encoded by the coding sequence ATTAGACTTCCAACCCGCCTCAAGGAGCTGTTCCAAAAAAAAGCTTCATGGTGGCGTTTTTACCAGAAATACAAACATCGAATGCGCCCCGCCATCGTCGATAACGTCATCAAAATGCACAGTTGCGGACTGACCGTTCGCGACTATGCGGTGTTCCAGTGCATTAACCCGAAATGCACTCACCAGAAGAAAATCTGCTTCAGTTGCAAGAGCCGGTTTTGCCCTACCTGCGGCAAGAAGCTCACGGATCAGTGGATAGAGCAACAGAAAGCCATTCTTCCGGATACCCAATGGCAACACATCACCTTCACCATGCCTTCGGAGCTTTGGGAGCTGTTCCGTTATAACCGTCATTTATTGGGAAAGCCCAGCGCACTGGCTGCGAAAGTTATGATGAAGCTCTCCGGAAAGAAAAGGGTTTTACCCGGCATTTTCACGGCACTGCACACATTTGGGCGTGACCTGAAGTGCAATGTTCACGTCCATCTGTCCATCACCTGTGGCGGGTTAACCGATGACAAAAATACATGGAAGGAAATCTTCTTCAGCAAGCAGGTATTGATGCCCATGTGGCGGTACGAAGTCATCAACCTGCTTCGACAGGCATTCATCCGGGGTGAGCTGGAATTACCGAAATCCCTTAAAAAAGCCGGTGCCAGCAAAACGACCTTTAACCGCTGGCTCGATACTCACTATAAGAAATCGTGGATCGTCCACTTTGCCAAGCCCAGTAAAAATCACCACCGCAACATCAAATATCTGGGTCGCTATTTGAAGCGTCCCGCCCTCTCCATGAGCCGACTGAAGCATTACGACGGCAAGGAGGTGATTTTCAGCTATCTGAATCACGCCACCAAACAGTATTTGCGATTCACCAGTGGCGTTGAGGACTTCATCAAGCGGCTGGTACAGCACATTCCGGACAAAGGCTTCCGAATGATTCGTTACTACGGCTTCCTTGCCACCCGGGTTCGGTCAAAGCTGCTGCCAAAGGTATATGACCTTCTGGATCAACCAGAAAGAAAGGCGATCCCAATCCGTTTCCCGGCGCTGATGAAGAGCAGCTTCGGAGTTGATCCGCTGGAATGTATCCTGTGCAAATCGCGTATGGTGATGACTGGTATCGTAACCGGTAAAACAATGGCAGAACTGCGCCAGTGTCACGAAAGGCTTGCTCTAAACAGACCGATTATTTTGCAATAA
- a CDS encoding C2H2-type zinc finger protein produces MIVELELEQNADSPSQNFSIKPELNTLPAMQMIDMGSLQSKPTEIISTNSYSVPDTPPDDKPYSPRGYWERPKKVVKSVSWELLYVSNEVIGYKLLLAFQEDSYQPQPFSWIPVVATIVVGWLSTTYWNLEAPMFTQLDQQEIHANHELQIITLPAGGGDSNTTCVTSGVTGSGLTSRKYPSGFYYQSAATWVRDGTNDGEGDEPHEPWHSRCETVRCPTCNGLCELRPRVNPPDDLNSQEQPLLLMTHCRPDPDGSFACSVNAEPQTEGQKSNPHPLNNMHPARFDTVLSAADSTTQTLEKSPPATSGSRNRYKCGHEGCDKQFRSKLGLEGHLRTHTGELFKCNYEGCDKEYQYERELKKHQRIQHFWEFFKCDYEGCDRQFQSEKGLKGHQRTHTGQLFKCDHEGCDRAYQDEGSLKGHQRIHTGELFKCDYEGCDRAYQFESGLKGHRRTHTWEPSAKRQRTDGEKDNDGKN; encoded by the coding sequence TTGATCGTTGAGCTTGAGCTTGAACAGAATGCGGATTCACCAAGCCAGAACTTTTCTATAAAGCCTGAGCTGAATACACTGCCTGCAATGCAGATGATTGATATGGGGTCGTTGCAAAGCAAGCCGACAGAAATTATCAGCACAAACAGCTATTCAGTCCCAGACACGCCACCTGATGATAAGCCCTATAGTCCGAGGGGGTACTGGGAGAGGCCGAAAAAGGTTGTTAAGTCGGTTTCATGGGAGCTGCTCTATGTCTCCAATGAAGTCATAGGCTACAAACTGCTTCTGGCATTTCAGGAAGACTCATATCAACCCCAACCCTTTTCATGGATACCTGTGGTGGCAACCATTGTCGTAGGCTGGTTGTCCACAACTTACTGGAACCTGGAAGCCCCAATGTTCACTCAACTGGATCAACAGGAGATTCATGCCAATCATGAATTGCAAATCATCACACTACCGGCAGGAGGAGGAGACTCAAACACGACATGCGTAACTTCCGGTGTGACAGGTAGCGGCTTAACCAGCCGGAAGTACCCCAGCGGATTTTATTATCAGTCCGCCGCTACCTGGGTCAGAGATGGCACAAATGACGGCGAGGGGGATGAACCCCATGAACCCTGGCATAGCAGATGTGAAACTGTCCGCTGTCCGACCTGTAATGGTCTTTGTGAACTACGACCTAGAGTCAACCCGCCGGATGACCTCAATTCGCAAGAGCAACCTTTACTTTTAATGACCCACTGCCGTCCTGACCCGGATGGCTCTTTCGCTTGTAGCGTAAATGCCGAGCCACAAACAGAAGGACAGAAATCTAACCCACACCCACTCAACAACATGCACCCTGCCAGATTTGATACCGTTTTATCTGCAGCAGATAGTACGACCCAAACGCTAGAAAAATCCCCACCTGCAACCTCAGGCTCCCGAAATCGTTACAAATGCGGCCACGAAGGCTGCGACAAGCAATTCCGAAGTAAACTTGGCCTGGAAGGACACCTGCGCACCCACACCGGGGAGCTCTTCAAGTGCAACTACGAAGGCTGCGACAAGGAATACCAGTATGAAAGAGAACTGAAAAAACACCAGCGCATCCAACACTTCTGGGAGTTCTTCAAGTGCGACTACGAAGGCTGCGACAGGCAATTCCAAAGTGAAAAAGGCCTGAAAGGACACCAGCGCACCCACACCGGGCAGCTCTTCAAGTGTGACCACGAAGGCTGCGACAGGGCATACCAGGATGAAGGCAGCCTGAAAGGACACCAGCGCATCCACACCGGGGAGCTCTTCAAGTGCGACTACGAAGGCTGCGACAGGGCATACCAGTTTGAAAGCGGCCTGAAAGGACACCGGCGCACCCACACCTGGGAGCCCTCCGCCAAGCGACAGCGTACTGATGGAGAAAAAGATAACGATGGCAAGAATTAA
- a CDS encoding IS630 family transposase: MDAVHPTQATKITSGWIRKGVDKIINTTGSRTRLNIVGAIELNNLSAAVFDQFKTVNGEAIIKFFRTVRASYASMTVIHMVLDGAGYHRSKEVVEEAEKLGIKLHYLPPYSPNLNPIERLWKVMNEYARNNEYFAKAKEFREKINHFLDVTLPEIGASLVSRINDNFQRLNPAS; encoded by the coding sequence ATGGATGCAGTTCATCCAACACAGGCCACCAAAATCACCTCAGGATGGATTCGCAAAGGGGTTGATAAGATCATCAACACGACGGGGAGCCGTACCCGATTAAACATTGTTGGCGCCATTGAACTGAACAATCTATCTGCCGCTGTTTTCGATCAGTTCAAGACCGTCAACGGCGAAGCGATTATCAAGTTTTTCAGAACAGTTCGGGCATCCTACGCATCCATGACAGTCATCCATATGGTGCTTGACGGTGCTGGTTATCATCGTTCAAAAGAGGTGGTAGAGGAGGCGGAAAAATTGGGGATAAAACTACATTACCTACCACCTTACAGCCCAAATCTGAACCCGATTGAGCGATTATGGAAGGTGATGAATGAATATGCTCGGAATAATGAATACTTTGCCAAGGCTAAAGAATTTCGAGAAAAGATTAATCATTTTCTGGACGTTACGTTACCTGAAATTGGTGCTTCGTTAGTCAGCAGAATTAACGATAATTTTCAGAGGCTAAATCCTGCATCTTGA